Proteins from a genomic interval of Salvelinus alpinus chromosome 7, SLU_Salpinus.1, whole genome shotgun sequence:
- the fam149a gene encoding protein FAM149A isoform X2 yields MECLLEIMYLNSEKWFLLDRDQYQWKTPSTSRQQPMQQKVASSKKKLVSERSIFSNPSLFTRGSQGGAIASQLSELSSYQSSCGGVTPERILTCWSETQSCATGLSTEQSSLYSWRYDEFDRVNTQRVRQLFSDVDELLYEGRVNSSSLGLQEECQEWNGHSPHLRILGYQLESPNQEGFQYVHRRVVASGGRGNAVLPPCVDKRENSGELCVEGHSLSPTPCTLQGATPLSHSLCDHSSLLQEEVYEAEGRMEEFLAYDAKDTEDEWVGQRGVWGSVGAAGRSGVPPVSPHTCIREAVADEAFDDMWREVVNSLGELLHKHWQRQITGGAGQRGVLEALGGVLGDPSPHINSKCQRVPLSRGSNTRSMLLWSNCCPSTQASQVSSTFKMNLNGVMTIQAKPLQQRQHGFAEKSHCDLEDRPSRAPAPTVSPSRRACSTPSHRAPGPAQRGLPLPRLHICSRPSSTSRSPSSRARSCLSPRHTVPRHQVIRGTRLTTVTEGQPSPILSSIQNQRLLPLHADQSELEPSVCTAAPMQLRGRILQGGHATVPISILPPLREPTLLLESLSRPNTTHTLRVIRLLIIPHTCHHRLAHLSLITLTWTPSPP; encoded by the exons ATGGAGTGTTTGTTAGAAATAATGTATCTTAACTCCGAGAAATGGTTCCTGCTTGACAGAGATCAGTATCAATGGAAGACGCCGAGCACAAGCAGACAGCAACCGATGCAACAGAAGGTTGCCAGTTCAAA GAAAAAGCTGGTCAGCGAAAGGAGCATTTTCTCAAACCCTTCTCTCTTCACCCGAGGCAGTCAAGGAGGAGCCATTGCAAGTCAGCTAAG TGAGTTGTCTTCGTACCAGTCTTCCTGTGGAGGAGTGACCCCTGAGAGAATCCTCACCTGCTGGTCTGAGACTCAGAGCTGTGCTACAGGCCTCTCTacggaacagagctccctctacTCATGGAGATACGAt GAGTTTGACAGAGTGAACACCCAGCGTGTGCGTCAGCTATTCAGTGATGTGGACGAGCTGCTGTATGAAGGGAGGGTGAACAGCAGCTCCCTGGGACTGCAGGAGGAGTGTCAGGAGTGGAACGGACACTCCCCACACCTCAG AATTCTGGGTTATCAGCTGGAGTCGCCCAATCAGGAAGGGTTTCAGTACGTACACAGGAGAGTGGTGgccagtggagggagagggaatgcAGTGCTGCCCCCGTGTGTGGACAAGAGGGAGAACTCTGGAGA GTTATGTGTTGAAGGTCACAGTCTCTCCCCAACTCCCTGCACATTGCAGGGGgcaacccctctctcccactctctctgtgatCACTCCTCCCTTCTACAAGAAGAGGTCTATGAggcagagggaaggatggaggaatTTCTTGCCTATGATGCCAAAGATAC GGAGGATGAGTGGGTGGGTCAGAGAGGAGTCTGGGGATCTGTGGGGGCAGCAGGGAGGTCCGGGGTACCCCCTGTGTCTCCCCACACCTGTATCAGGGAGGCCGTGGCTGACGAGGCCTTTGATGACATGTGGAGGGAGGTGGTGAATTCTCTGGGGGAGCTCCTCCACAAACACTGGCAGAGACAAATCACGG GTGGAGCAGGTCAAAGAGGAGTGTTGGAGGCTCTTGGTGGAGTCTTGGGTGATCCCTCTCCTCACATCAACAGTAAATGTCAGCGTGTCCCTCTCTCCAGGGGCTCCAACACACGTAGCATGCTGCTGTGGTCCAACTGTTGCCCCAGTACACAG gCCTCTCAGGTATCAAGTACCTTCAAGATGAATTTAAACGGTGTTATGACAATCCAAGCTAAGCCTCTTCAACAAAGACAACACGGATTTGCAGAGAAGTCTCA TTGTGATCTGGAGGACAGACCCAGCAGAGCTCCAGCCCCCACTGTGTCTCCATCCAGGAGAGCATGTAGTACGCcctcccacagagccccaggccCAGCCCAGCGAGGCCTGCCCCTGCCCAGGCTCCATATCTGCTCCAGACCCAGCTCCACCTCCAGAAGTCCCAGCTCCAGGGCCAGGAGCTGCCTCAGCCCCAGACACACTGTCCCCAGACACCAGGTCATCAGAGGAACCAGACT GACCACAGTGACAGAAGGACAGCCGTCCCCAATCCTCAGTTCAATACAGAACCAGAGGCTCCTCCCCCTCCATGCTGACCAATCAGAGCTGGAGCCCTCCGTGTGTACTGCTGCACCCATGCAG ctCAGGGGGAGGATTCTGCAAGGAGGACATGCCACTGTACCCATCTCTATCCTTCCTCCCCTTAGAGAGCCCACTCTGCTGTTGGAGTCCCTGTCTCGtcccaacaccacacacacactccgg gtcatcaggctgctgattatcccgcacacctgtcaccatcgtctcgcgcaCCTGAGCCTCataacactcacctggactccatcacctccttga